The Oncorhynchus masou masou isolate Uvic2021 chromosome 14, UVic_Omas_1.1, whole genome shotgun sequence region ttctgacccactggaattgtgatacaatacattataagtgaaataatctgtctgtaaacaattgttgtacaaattacttgtgtcatgcacaaagtagatgtcctaaccgacttgccaaaactatagtttgttaacaagaaatttgtggagtggttgacaaatgagttttaatgactccaacctaagtgtatgtaaacttccaacttcaactgtgacagTGATACCTTAGAGTTACCCTATTGTCTACCTGGTTGTATTTCCATAGGTTCGCCAGACACACTGCCTCCTAAAAAGAGTCGATCTGTTTGAAGAGTCAGAAGAATCTGGTCCAGATCCCAGTGCTCCAGTGGCTGGTAAAAACACAAAGGTACTGATTTGTAGGACATAACACTTCATCAGTATCTATCTAATGGTCAACAAATACATTAGTTATTATGTAGTACCCTCTCAATTTATAACAGGAAACTTAAACTCACCTCAAAAGACAAAACAGTTTGACTATTTTGTAGTGGCTTTTTCATAGAGCCTTTTGGTTCAGTTCTCGGTGTCTTTCTCAAAGCATTGAGTGACTCCAATGTGTTTTCTTCACAAGCTGTGTTGTGTGAAGTGTGTGGCGATGTGGACTCAGTTGTTGTTTGTCTGTTTAGTGTGCCATGGCCGTGGTGCGCTGAGGTGTCCCCTTTCATCTCCACAGGATGGCCTCCTGCCCAAGCTGCCTTTCTAATAGAGTCATGGCTGCATATCTCATTTACCTTATTACCTATGGGACTGAGCTCCTGGAGTGTGCCCTGCTGGGCTAAATCAGTAGCTTGATAAACTCCATGGGGTTCAGTTGTAGGCTCTCTATGAGGGCAAATGGTCTCCTCTGTCAAACACAGTTGTGGCTGTGCCATAGATATTAGAAGCTCCTGTTTGGGATACACACAGTAACCTTGTCAAGGACTCGTCACCAATTGGTGTAAACTTGCTCGGCTCGCTAGCTATTTCACGTTACCTCTATTTCAGAGTCCTCCAATGACAGACACTCTAGGCACTCTGTGTGTTTAGGAAGAAGGGCTACTGGTCGCCGAAAGATGGAAATGTCTTCTTCATTTTCAGACTGGAGAGTAAGATTAGATACATTTCAGCTAACGTTTGATACATTTATCTTGATTTACTGTGGCAAACACAATTCAAACTCTTGTGGAACAGCAAGTAAGTAGCAAAACTCATACAAATGAAGGGTTTTTCAtagggctagctagctaacgttagctaagagCAGTAATCAAACTCACCGATGAAGAATCCGAATCAATGGACGGAATATGGGGTTTGAAGCTGTCAAAAAGAGCATTCCAACGCTTTAAAGGATCTGTGTCCATATTGACAAAAACTAATGTATCTATAATGATCAAGATAGACCACTCTTATGTGAAAACAGTAGCAGTCAGCTCCACTAAGTTAGCTCAAGTTAAATAGCTGCTAACAACAACTAGCAAACTGTTGGTTACCATAACAACTGAACTACGAGAGTGAGGAGCGCATATAAATTATGGAGGAGCACGTGTTGCAGTGCAGAAGAGACGTGGCCTGGGGAAAGATGGTCAACATGAACATGTCAACATCTGTGATGCGACTGCGAGTTAAGTAATGTATGAACCGTTCAAGTTCTGCGGTCTATGAATCCTGCAGTCAAAGCTGTATTGAAAATGTGCTGCTGTAAAATTGCTCCTGCCCACTTCTTCAAAATGAAAACGTTATAGTGTCGTTATATGTAGGCCCTGAAGGTTTACTTCTCCCTCTGCTTAGAGTTCTGGACCATTATGGTACAGGAGGAAGTGTTTACCTTGTGTACACACATGGTCCATCTGGCCCCTCAATAGCTGGGCCTCTGCACCTTTAATTGGTAAAGGCTGCTATTGTTTACCTAGGGCCTATATCTATATTTGGTTGTGTGACCAATTCCTTGTTGAGCAAATCTGTCTCTTAAATATTTATTCAGAGGACAAAAACAAACATGACTTGTGTTTATTCAAAGGAGGAGTTTAATAGTCACCCATTCAAAAGTGGACTGCTTTGAAACATGTCCTAAAAGCTAAATGTACTGTACACTGTGTATTCTAGTAGGCTTACTTGCAATGCTTTAATGAACATTTCATGAAATATGAAACTAACTAAAAGTGTATTATGCAAAAGCTACATACTTGCAACATGTAGGGCCTAATTACCACAGTAGCAAAAATATTCCGTAACATTACATATTTTGAGAAATAATTAATATAGGCTAAATCATTGAATGTACAGGGAAAATTGTAGGCTAACAACAATTATTTTGAAATGATTGTCTTCCAAATGTCTGGCGTCTTTGACCCCTTCAGCAGTTGTTGAAATGTTCGTTGCTGATATCCCTCAGGTCATGGCCAACCAAGCCTGGAGGGCTGTTGCATGTTATATTGTTGTAGATGGTGACAACAGTGTGGGGTTCCTCTCCCTCAGCCAGGGTTTCCACTTGCCGGGGCACCGTCTGCGGTCTCCTCAAGCTGTAGTCTCTAAGGGGAAGGACACTGCAGTCACACTTCCAACGGTTCCCTGTCAGCCACAGTTGGTGTAGGGTGTCTGGGATATCTGGTGGAATGCTGCTAAGAGCGTTATCTTTCAGGTTTAGATAGCGTAGCCTGGGCAGCAGCTGCATGGTACCATTGTGCAGGATCTCCAGCCTGTTAGCTGAGAGGTCCAGCCACGAGAGATGCTTCAAGGGCATGAGGGCCTCAGAGGGAAGTTGACGGAACAGGTTGCTGGACAGCAGCAGATAGTCCAGGTTCTTCAGGCCGTAGAAGGTGTGGGAGGTTAGGACCTCGAGCTTGTTGAATCTCAGGTCTAGTTGTTGTAGGCCCAAGAGTTCCACAAAACTCTGGCGCTCCACCACAGAGATGTTGTTGTTTTGAAGAAAGAGTCGTCGCAGACCCGATAGTCCAATGAAAGCTTGGGTCGTGACCCTGGTCAGACAGCCCTTATCCAGGTGAAGACTGTGGAGCTTAGCGAGACCTTTGAACACTTGGTCTGGAAGACTGCGGAAACAGCTGCCAGACAGGTTAATGACAGCCAGGTGAGAGAGGCCCATGAAGGTGCCCATCCGGGCCTCCTGCACCTGGTTGTGCTCCAGCTCTAGAACCTCCAGGTGCCCAAGCCCCTCAAAGATCCTGTCCCCCAAGGCATGGATCCGGTTGTAGCTCAGACGCAGTTCTTCAAGGTACTGCAAGTCACGGAAAGTCCTGGGCCTTAGTCCACTGATGGAGTTGTTGGAGAGCCGCAGCACATGGAGGCTGTGAAGACCAAGGAAAGTCTCATCGTGGAGCGCTGACAGTTTATTGTTTGTGAGATCCAGCCATCTGAGGGACTTCATACCCACAAAGGCTCTGGGTACCACCGTCACTATCTGATTCTGAGCCAGGTAAAGCTTTTGCAGTTTGGGGAGCTTCATGAACACATTAGCCTTAATGACCTTCAGGTAATTTCCGGTTAGGTCCAACTCCTTCAGCTCGGTAAGACCTTGGAAGAGTTGTGGCTGTAAGTAAGCCAGCCTATTCCCAGCCAGCACCAGCTCCCTCAGGCCATGCAGGTCATGGAACCCAGTCTCAGGCAACACTGCTAATGAGTTCCACCCCAAGTTGAGAAGCCACATATGTGGGAGGCCAGCAAACAACTTCTCCTCAATGCGGGACAGTTGATTGTTATGGAGACTAAGCGAGGCGAGGTTAGGCGTGTTCTGGAAGATAGTGCCCGGCAATGAACGGATTCGGTTGCGCTCCAGGTGGATGTGAGCTAGCGACTTAAGCCCTCTGAACACCTGAGAGTCAAGTGACACCAGCTGACCGCTCTGTAGATTCAGAAAATCCAAGTTGCTGAGATCCTTGAAGGTGGTGGCAGGCAGAGTGGTGAACAGGTTTCCATCCAGCCAGAGGGAGCGAGTGGCGACAGGCACGTCAGAGGGGGCCTGGGTGTAGTTGCGTGCGCTGCAGTAGACATTGAGCTCTAGACTGTAGTCGTCATGCAGACAGGTGCAGCCCTTGGAACAAGGAATGGGCTCCTCAGTAGGTTTCTCTCCCCCTGTGTCAGGGTCTGGCAACACCAGTGATGTCCCCAGTACCCACAACACCAGTAGCACAATGGTGTGCATAACAGCTGGGGGTAGTGAGCAAAGGAAGTAAGCTCAATGTTGGTGCTCCTTATCTAAAACTACTTAATATGCTTATTCTCTTTGTAATTAACATGTATTTTCTCACATTTTAAGTCCTCCCTGAAAGCCAATAAATTAACATATGTACTCAGATTACTCAGATTTTACGTGAACCAATTTAAGATGAATAGTATAGGCAATGCCTAGGCCTATTtccaaaattattattattattttttactgcaAACATTCATTACTAAAATATGCAAAGCTACTATAAGTGTACATTCATTTCTATTATGTGTAATTTTAAAATATGAAAGTTCAATGAATCAGAATAGTTTACCTTACCTTATATTTCAGAGATTTTGACTGAGGTAGACCGACAGACAGCCACCCACTAAACGAAGgacgtgtgtatttgtgtttggaATGGAAAACCTGCCTAGTCTTTCTAGAAAAAGTCAGACCCACTGAACTCTCAGAATTAACCTGTTCATACCCCATGACCAACATCATCATCGGTCTTTCAATGAGACTATGGTCTCATCtctctcaaatatattttttatacataTACAAACATATCAGTATCTTTATAAGTACATTTTCAGTGAATATTCTTAACTATTTGATGTTCAAGAATTTAATaaacaaaatgcattttttttcccATGACCTCAGTTACCTCTTATCTCTCTATTGGTTCTTAGTTTTAAACTCAGATTTGTCATACTACATAACATCATTAATACCGCAAAAATTCATATTATATGAATGTCTACTGTACATATGGTCTGGTGGTCTGACTTCCAAGTAGCCTTATGCTGTTTACTAAAGCCAGGGTCCTTTCTCTGAGTACATTTACTATAGATTCTGACTGATACAGACAACATGGCTGAGAGATAAGACAAACCTGGTGCAATAAACCTGTGCTGAAAAGTAGCAATGgcattttgaaatgtacagttgaagtcggaagtttacatacaccttagccaaatacatttaaattcagcttttcacaattcctgacatgtaatcatagtaaaagttccctgtcttaggtctgttaggatcaccactttattttaagaatgtgaaatgtcagaataataatagagagaattattgatttatttcagcttttatttctttcatcacattcccagtgggtcagaagtttacatacactcaattagtatttggtagcattgcctttcaattgttttacttgggtcaaacattttttcacacgctttttcagttctgcccacacattttctataggattgaggtcagggctttgtgatggccactccaataccttgactttgttgtccttaaaccatttagtcacaactttgtaagtatgcttggggtcattgttcatttggaagagcaatttgcgaccaagctttaactttaactttaactgatgacttgagatgttgcttcagtatatccacataattttccatcctcatgaagccatctattttatgaagtgcaccaggccctcctgcagcaaagcacaacaTGAtaatgccacccccgtgcttcacggttgggatagagttcatcggcttgcaagcctccgcctttttcctccaaacataatgatggtcattatggccagtattatttttgtttcatcagaccagaggacatttctacaaaaagtacgatctttgtccccatgtgcagtttcaaaccgtagtctgtttttttatggcagttttggagcagtggcttcttccttgctgagctgcatttcaggttatgttgtaatagaactagttttactgtgaatatagatacttttgtacctgtttcgtccagcatcttcacaaggtcctttgctgttgttctgggattgattttcacttttcgcaccaaagtacggtcatctctaggagacagaacgcgtctccttcctgaacggtatgacggctgcgttgtcccatgatgtttatacttgtgtactattgttggtacatatgaacgtggtaccttcaggcgtttggaaattgctccaaaggatgaaccagacttgtggaggtctgcaattttttttctgagtttttgGCTAACTTGAGTttttggccttgaaatacatccacaggtacacctccaattgactcaaatgatgtcaattagcctatcagaagcttctaaagccatgacataattttctggaattttccaagctgtttaaatgcacagtcaacttagtgtattttaacttctgacccactggaattgtgatacagtgaactataagtgaaataatctgtctggaaacaattgttggaaaaattacttgtgtcatgcacaaagtagatgtcctaaccaacttgccaaaactacagtttgttaacaagacatttgtggagtggttgacaaatgagttttaatgactccaacctaagtgtatgtaaacttctgacttcaactgtattacaAAAAGAGATTCAGGTTTGTACTTGCAATGTGGGTAAAAGCTCAGTATTAAGAGTTGTTAGATGTTATTTTTGTCTGAATTTGATATCAGTGCACTGTAGCTAATCATTATCCCAGGTAAAGGGAAATGTAGTTGTTTCTTATCTCACAGCACACACATTGACCAGCAAACAGACTCTGATGTTAAACTTGGGTTGACTTTCactttattctctttctctgtagcTTGGTTTCGTGAACTTACTGGACTACCCAGAACCGGACGTGTGCCTAAGGACGTCCAAATTCAATAAAATCTAACAGAAAACATGACCATTGGCTGGACTATCCTGGACTTTGACAGACTGGCAGTTAAGAAAAGACATGGGTATGTTGTGTAATGCCTACTCTAATACTGGCAGGCATTAAATTACATTGTTTTGTCACACTGAACATTTTTGTCACTAAATTATATCCTAAACCTTAAGTAGGTATATCAGGGTTTTAAGATGCAAAGTCATCATTTTGACACAGAACTGTCACCTTAGGCGTAGTTCTCTGTTTAGCTCAACAAGTTTCTCCTTTCACAATGTGATTGTTCCATGATAGTGAACAACACGAGACGTGCCTGAAGGTTGTTAGAAAGATAAAGCATCCCTAATATTTAAGCAGTGTGTTTAATGTTTATAATTGGTGGTGCTATTCACTTCTTTCACCACTAGAGAGCACTGCTGCTCTGTTACCTAGGCATATGAGACACGTTGAAGGAATCCGAAAGCTCACTTTCTCTGACAGGAAAGACCCTTCAGCATACAATCCAGTTATCCCAATCTGTTTGTAGTTGTTTACATGTTTTGAGATATTGTTTTACTTTGAATTAGTCCAACAAGATAGCCACCTTACCACGTACACTCTGTCATGGCAATGTTTCATTCAAGTTTGATTCAGAACTTCCATTTCGGCCCTTGTTTGCTACAGAATGGtgtcaaataaaataatatgGAAGAACTGTTGAGTTTTATGCTGTTAGAATGATTAATGAGCTATCGCAAAAAGATATACCAGCTTATTTACTTTTCCTATTTTTAAGAAATGAAGGAATGGGTCTCGTGAAGGTGTGTAAATCCCTGTACCGGAGGGAAATGTCCC contains the following coding sequences:
- the igfals gene encoding insulin-like growth factor-binding protein complex acid labile subunit yields the protein MHTIVLLVLWVLGTSLVLPDPDTGGEKPTEEPIPCSKGCTCLHDDYSLELNVYCSARNYTQAPSDVPVATRSLWLDGNLFTTLPATTFKDLSNLDFLNLQSGQLVSLDSQVFRGLKSLAHIHLERNRIRSLPGTIFQNTPNLASLSLHNNQLSRIEEKLFAGLPHMWLLNLGWNSLAVLPETGFHDLHGLRELVLAGNRLAYLQPQLFQGLTELKELDLTGNYLKVIKANVFMKLPKLQKLYLAQNQIVTVVPRAFVGMKSLRWLDLTNNKLSALHDETFLGLHSLHVLRLSNNSISGLRPRTFRDLQYLEELRLSYNRIHALGDRIFEGLGHLEVLELEHNQVQEARMGTFMGLSHLAVINLSGSCFRSLPDQVFKGLAKLHSLHLDKGCLTRVTTQAFIGLSGLRRLFLQNNNISVVERQSFVELLGLQQLDLRFNKLEVLTSHTFYGLKNLDYLLLSSNLFRQLPSEALMPLKHLSWLDLSANRLEILHNGTMQLLPRLRYLNLKDNALSSIPPDIPDTLHQLWLTGNRWKCDCSVLPLRDYSLRRPQTVPRQVETLAEGEEPHTVVTIYNNITCNSPPGLVGHDLRDISNEHFNNC